TATTGACAAGCCCGGTGGCATCAACGTAGATGACTGTGAGGTTGTCAGCAGAGCCTTTTCTGATCTTCTGGATGAGAAAGATTTCATCGACGATGCCTATATCCTGGAGGTCAGTTCCCCGGGACTGGGCCGTCCGTTAAAGAAGGATAAGGATTTTAAGAGAAGCGTGGGCGAAGAAGTGGAGATCCGCTTATATCGTGCCCAGAACCATCAGAAGGAATTTACCGGCATCTTAAAAGCCTGGGATGCAGATACCGTCACCATCGTGACCGATACAGAAGAAGAGCAGACATTCGCGCGGGCAGACATCGCGCTGATTAGGTTGGCATTTGATTTTTAGCAACAGTTCAGTCATGACAAACGAAGAACAGCGGCCGTGCTTGCACGGAGAGCTGAGCGAGTGCAGGCATGAACGGAGCGCCGGAAAATGAGCAAAAATGAGCTGCAAAGCAGCGGAAAGCATCGAAGATGCGGTTTTGCGAATGGCGCGTCTGAACTGTTGCGTAAAGATGAGAACGATTAGAAAAAGAGATGAGACAGGAGGATAAATATCATGAACAAAGAATTGATTGAAGCTTTGGATATACTGGAAAAAGAAAAAAATATCAGCAAGGACACCCTTTTGGAGGCCATTGAGAATTCCCTGCTGACAGCCTGTAAGAACCATTTCGGCAAGGCTGACAACGTCCATGTGAACATCAACCGCGAGACCGGTGATTTTGCAGTATATGCGGAGAAGACCGTTGTAGAAGAGGTAGAGGATCCGGCAGAGCAGATCGCGCTGGAGAAGGCAAAGATGATGGATTCCCGCTATGAGGTGGGCGACATTGTGAACGTGGAGATCAAGTCCAAGGAGTTTGGCCGGATCGCCACTCAGAATGCCAAGAACGTGATCCTGCAGAAGATCCGCGAGGAAGAGAGAAAAGCACTGTTCAATCAGTACTATGGAAAAGAGCGCGACGTGGTGACCGGTATCGTGCAGCGGTATAACGGCAGAAACGTCAGCATCAATCTGGGCAAAGCAGATGCCGTGCTCATGGAAAATGAGCAGGTGAAGGGCGAGGTATTCCGTCCCACCGAGCGTATCAAAGTATATATCCTGGAAGTGAAAGACACCACCAAGGGGCCGAAGATCCTTGTGTCCAGAACCCATCCGGAGCTGGTAAAGCGTCTGTTCGAGTCTGAGGTGACAGAGGTTCGGGACGGCACCGTAGAGATCAAGAGTATTGCCAGAGAGGCCGGTTCCCGTACAAAGATCGCCGTATGGTCCAACGACCCGGACGTGGATCCGGTGGGAGCCTGCGTCGGCATGAACGGTGCCAGAGTCAACGCCATCGTCAACGAGCTGCGAGGAGAGAAGATCGACATCATCAACTGGAGCGACAACCCGGCCATCCTCATTGAGAATGCATTAAGCCCGGCCAAGGTCGTATTCGTTATGGCAGATGACGAGGAGAAGACCGCCAAGGTCGTTGTGCCGGATTATCAGCTGTCTCTTGCCATCGGTAAGGAAGGACAGAATGCCCGTCTGGCAGCCCGCCTGACCGGTTTCAAGATCGACATCAAGAGCGAGACCCAGGCAAGAGAGATCGAGGGCTTCATGGAAGAGTTCGATGAGAACGAGGAGTACGAGGAGTACGAGTATCCGGAAGGATATGACCCGGAGGCCGGGTACGAGGATGCACCGGCTGACGGCGAAGGCTATGAGGAGCAGGGAGAGAACGAAGATACAGAAGCATAATCCGGGAAAAAATGCAGGCATGATAAATGAAGCGGGGAGTGAGAGAATATGAGTACGACGGTCAGAAAGGTTCCGATGCGCCAGTGCACCGGCTGTCAGGAGAGGAAGAACAAGAAGGAGATGATCCGGGTTCTGAAAACGGCAGAGGGGGAGATCACACTGGATGCCACCGGCAAGAAAAACGGCAGAGGGGCATATTTGTGCCGCAGTATGGACTGCCTGGAAAAAGCAGTGAAAAACAAAGGTCTGGAGCGCTCCCTGAAGGTGAAGATCCCTTCTGAGGTTTATGACGCACTGAGGGAGGAACTGAAATGCCTGTAATGGAGAAAAAGGTGCTGTCCCTTCTGGGGCTGTCCGCCAAATCAGGAAATCTGGTGAGCGGCGAGTTTTCCACCGAGAAAGCGGTAAAGGAGCATAAAGCTGCCCTCGTGGTGGTGGCAGAGGACGCATCTGATAATACAAAAAAGAGTTTCAGTAACATGTGTGCCTATTATCACGTGCCGATGATTGTTTTCGCAGACAAAGAGACACTGGGGCATGCCATCGGAAAGCAGTTCCGGGCATCGGTAGCGGTGACACAGGACGGCTTCGCCAAAGCGATACTGAAGCTTACGGAAAGTGACAACTGAATATAGGAGGTAGTGAATGTGTCTAAAATAAGAGTACATGAACTGGCAAAAGAATTAGATAAACCAAACAAAGACATTATGCAGATACTCAGCGACAACAAGATCGAAGTCAAGAGCCATATGAGCACCCTGACAGAGGATGATGTGAAGCTGGTGAAAAATTATTACCATAAACAGACTACAGCAGGGAAGGAAGAACCGGCAGGAAAGATGGAAGAGAAGAAAGAAACAAAAGAAGTGAAGAAAACAACAGAGACCGGTGCCGCAGCACCGGCCAGACCGGAAGGCCAGGTCGTTCGGAAAAAGAAATATGTTTCCGTGTATAATCCGCAGAACAGCCGGACCAACCTGAAACCGCCGATGGGCGTCAGAAACGGCGCCTCCAACCGCCCGGCAGGCGCAGCAGCTGCAAGACCGGCTGCGGCACCGGCAGCAAAGAGTGAGACTGTGAAGGCAGAAGCACCGAAGGCAGAGACACCGGCAGCAAAACCGGCTGCGGCAAAAACAGAGGCGCCCAAGGCAGCTGTGACACCGGCAGCAGAGGTACCGGCAAAGACAGAAGGGGCAGCGAGAACAGAGAGCCCGAAGACGGATCGTCCCGCAGGTAGCCGTCAGGAGGGCGACAGACCGTACGGCAACCGTCAGAACGGAGACAGACCGTATGGCAACCGCCAGGGCGGCGACAGACCGTATGGCAACCGTCAGAACGGAGACAGACCGTACGGCAACCGTCAGAATGGAGACAGACCGTACGGTAACCGCCAGGGTGGAGACAGACCGTATGGCAACCGCCAGGGCGGTGACCGGCCCTATGGCAATCGGCAGGAGGGCGACAGACCGTACGGCAACCGTCAGAACGGAGACAGACCATATGGCAACCGCCAGGGTGGAGACAGACCGTATGGCAACCGTCAGGATGGAGACAGACCCTACGGCAACCGGCAGGGCGGCGAGAGAAGTTTTGGCGGCAATCGGCAGGGCGGAGACCGCAATTTCGGCGGCAATCGCCAGGGCGGTGGTTCCTTCGGCGGCAACCGTCAGGGAGGCCAGGGCGGCTTCCAGGGACGTTCCGGCGGACGCGGCGGCAATAACGATGACCGGGCAGCACTGGATCGGGCAGCACTGGATCATGCAAACGCAGAGCGCGCCAACAGCGAAAAGCGCGCTTACAAGGAGAAGGCCAACAGAGAACGTCAGAACCGGGAGCGCAAGGAGCAGGAGAGAGATAACCTGACAAATCTGAAGAACAAACCGAAGAAGAACGGTTTCCAGATGCCCAAGCCGGTGGAGAAGAAGGAAGACGAGATCCGCACCGTTACCCTTCCGGAGACACTGACCATCAAGGAACTGGCAGATGCGCTGAAGGTACAGCCCGCAGCCATCGTCAAGAAGCTGTTCCTGCAGGGCGTCATGGCAACCGTAAACCAGGAGATCACCTACGAGAAGGCAGAGGAGATCGCCCTGGAATACAACTGTATCGCAGAGCCGGAGGAAAAGGTAGATGTGATCGAGGAGCTGCTGCGGGAGGACGAGGAAGATGAGAAGGATATGGTTCCCAGACCGCCGGTAGTCTGTGTCATGGGTCACGTAGACCATGGTAAGACTTCCCTTCTGGATGCCATCCGTCACACGAACGTCATCAGCGGTGAGGCCGGTGGCATCACCCAGCACATCGGTGCATCCGTCATCAAATACAACGGACAGCGCATCACCTTCCTGGATACTCCGGGACATGAGGCATTTACCGCCATGCGTATGCGTGGTGCCAATTCCACGGATATCGCCATCCTGGTCGTTGCAGCAGACGACGGCGTGATGCCCCAGACCATTGAGGCTATCAGCCATGCCAAGGCAGCAGGCATTGAGATCATCGTTGCCATCAACAAGATCGATA
Above is a window of Oscillospiraceae bacterium NTUH-002-81 DNA encoding:
- a CDS encoding ribosomal L7Ae/L30e/S12e/Gadd45 family protein is translated as MPVMEKKVLSLLGLSAKSGNLVSGEFSTEKAVKEHKAALVVVAEDASDNTKKSFSNMCAYYHVPMIVFADKETLGHAIGKQFRASVAVTQDGFAKAILKLTESDN
- a CDS encoding YlxR family protein; its protein translation is MSTTVRKVPMRQCTGCQERKNKKEMIRVLKTAEGEITLDATGKKNGRGAYLCRSMDCLEKAVKNKGLERSLKVKIPSEVYDALREELKCL
- the rimP gene encoding ribosome maturation factor RimP, which gives rise to MTKREMIEQKAEELITPLIEEHHFELVDVEYVKEGANWYLRAYIDKPGGINVDDCEVVSRAFSDLLDEKDFIDDAYILEVSSPGLGRPLKKDKDFKRSVGEEVEIRLYRAQNHQKEFTGILKAWDADTVTIVTDTEEEQTFARADIALIRLAFDF
- the infB gene encoding translation initiation factor IF-2 — encoded protein: MRVHELAKELDKPNKDIMQILSDNKIEVKSHMSTLTEDDVKLVKNYYHKQTTAGKEEPAGKMEEKKETKEVKKTTETGAAAPARPEGQVVRKKKYVSVYNPQNSRTNLKPPMGVRNGASNRPAGAAAARPAAAPAAKSETVKAEAPKAETPAAKPAAAKTEAPKAAVTPAAEVPAKTEGAARTESPKTDRPAGSRQEGDRPYGNRQNGDRPYGNRQGGDRPYGNRQNGDRPYGNRQNGDRPYGNRQGGDRPYGNRQGGDRPYGNRQEGDRPYGNRQNGDRPYGNRQGGDRPYGNRQDGDRPYGNRQGGERSFGGNRQGGDRNFGGNRQGGGSFGGNRQGGQGGFQGRSGGRGGNNDDRAALDRAALDHANAERANSEKRAYKEKANRERQNRERKEQERDNLTNLKNKPKKNGFQMPKPVEKKEDEIRTVTLPETLTIKELADALKVQPAAIVKKLFLQGVMATVNQEITYEKAEEIALEYNCIAEPEEKVDVIEELLREDEEDEKDMVPRPPVVCVMGHVDHGKTSLLDAIRHTNVISGEAGGITQHIGASVIKYNGQRITFLDTPGHEAFTAMRMRGANSTDIAILVVAADDGVMPQTIEAISHAKAAGIEIIVAINKIDKPSANVDRVKQELSEYELIPEDWGGSTIFVPVSAKTGEGIDTLLEMLLLTAEMHELKANPKREARGLVIEAELDKGKGPVATVLVQKGTLHVGDPIAAGACHGKVRAMMDDKGRRVKEAGPSTPVEILGLSDVPNAGEIFVSLKTEKEARSFAETFISQGREKLLEDTKSRMSLDDLFSQIQAGNVKELNIIVKADVQGSVEAIKQSLVKLSNEEVVVKIIHGGVGAINESDVSLASASNAIIIGFNVRPDATAKNIAEQEGVDLRLYRVIYNAIEDVEAAMKGMLDPVFEEKVIGHAEVRQLFKASGVGTIAGSYVLDGSFQRGCKVRITREGEQIYEGELASLKRFKDDVKEVKAGYECGLVFEKFNDLQELDQVEAYIMVEVPR
- the nusA gene encoding transcription termination factor NusA, producing the protein MNKELIEALDILEKEKNISKDTLLEAIENSLLTACKNHFGKADNVHVNINRETGDFAVYAEKTVVEEVEDPAEQIALEKAKMMDSRYEVGDIVNVEIKSKEFGRIATQNAKNVILQKIREEERKALFNQYYGKERDVVTGIVQRYNGRNVSINLGKADAVLMENEQVKGEVFRPTERIKVYILEVKDTTKGPKILVSRTHPELVKRLFESEVTEVRDGTVEIKSIAREAGSRTKIAVWSNDPDVDPVGACVGMNGARVNAIVNELRGEKIDIINWSDNPAILIENALSPAKVVFVMADDEEKTAKVVVPDYQLSLAIGKEGQNARLAARLTGFKIDIKSETQAREIEGFMEEFDENEEYEEYEYPEGYDPEAGYEDAPADGEGYEEQGENEDTEA